One genomic window of Glycine soja cultivar W05 chromosome 9, ASM419377v2, whole genome shotgun sequence includes the following:
- the LOC114368046 gene encoding protein SRC2 homolog — protein sequence MGSRYEVELKLSSARALKNVNWRHGPNRPYVVVWVDPSNKLSTRVDESGDTDANWDQTLTIPLPPKPLEDQTLYIDVVHAGSEEDTKPLIGSARLKLVDILDDVGIGERVSRTLSLKRPSGRPHGKVEVSVTIREPSYRAQGGYNAPPYGVRDYSPAPQGYGGYPPYGAPPQQAYYSAPPSGYPYNAPPQPYNAPPQSGYGYNALPQTASYGQGSGYGYAPQEEKKKSKFGGMGTGLAVGAVAGALGGIALVEGAEYVEDKIEDDVAERVEDDLGYDGDDF from the coding sequence ATGGGTTCTCGCTACGAGGTGGAACTGAAGCTCTCATCGGCACGCGCTCTCAAGAACGTGAACTGGCGCCATGGCCCGAACCGCCCATACGTCGTCGTTTGGGTCGACCCAAGCAACAAGCTCTCGACGCGCGTGGACGAAAGCGGCGACACTGACGCGAATTGGGACCAAACGCTCACAATTCCGTTGCCACCAAAGCCTCTCGAGGATCAAACGTTGTACATCGACGTGGTCCACGCCGGCTCGGAGGAGGACACCAAGCCGCTTATCGGCTCGGCTCGGCTCAAGCTGGTGGACATTCTCGACGACGTTGGAATCGGCGAGCGCGTGAGCCGCACGCTCTCGCTGAAGCGTCCCTCGGGGAGGCCGCACGGGAAGGTTGAGGTTAGCGTGACAATCAGGGAGCCCAGCTACCGTGCGCAGGGTGGGTACAACGCGCCTCCTTACGGCGTGAGGGATTATTCCCCTGCGCCGCAGGGGTATGGTGGGTATCCTCCATATGGGGCCCCACCACAACAGGCGTATTATTCCGCTCCACCAAGTGGGTATCCTTATAATGCGCCACCGCAGCCTTATAATGCGCCGCCTCAGAGTGGCTACGGCTATAATGCGCTGCCGCAAACGGCGTCGTATGGGCAGGGGAGCGGTTACGGGTACGCGCCAcaagaggagaagaagaagagtaagTTTGGTGGGATGGGGACGGGATTGGCTGTGGGTGCGGTTGCTGGGGCTCTAGGTGGAATCGCACTCGTGGAGGGTGCTGAGTATGTTGAGGACAAGATTGAAGATGACGTGGCGGAAAGAGTGGAGGATGATCTTGGTTACGATGGTGATGACTTCTAG